GGACATGTTTTCATACATGTCCTTGGTTATTTACATGGGTGTGGTGAGATGCTCTGCACATGTGGATTATTGGCGACAGGATGAACTGTACAGCTTGCCGTTCCCCAGACAGGTGATGAGCTGCAGGAAGTTCCTCAGGATCACCAGAGCACTTCACCTCAGCAGCTTGTCGGCAGACGCTGCTAACGAGAAGAAGAGAGGCACAGCAGCCTACGACCGACTCGGCAAAATAAAACCTCTCTACGAGGAGATGAGGGAAGCCTGCAAAAGGAACTACCAGCCGAGGCAAGACATTGGCATCGATGAGCGAATGGTTTCCTCCAAAGCCAGCACTGGACTCCCAGTGAAGAAGGGCTACAGGCTGTTCGTCCTGGTGGACTCAACGAGCGGTTACACGTGGGACTTCTTTGTCTACGAGGGAAAGCTGCAGGGAAATAGTGGCAATGGGGTCACTTACGATACTGTGATGGAGCTCCTCCACCCACGGCTGCGGGGCTCGGGCTacaagctctttgtggacaatTTTTATACCAGTCCCGCGCTTTTCCTTGACCTCCTTGAGATGAAGGTCTGGGCGTGTGGAACCATCCGCAGGAACAGACTTGGAGTCCCAGAAACCGACGTCAATGCTCTGGACTCAAAATCTCCCCTTGGCAGTATTCGCTGGATCCGGAGGGACTCTGTCCTCTTTGTCCAGTGGCGAGACACAAAGGACTTCTTCATGTGCTCGACCATCCACACGGCCCATTCGGAGGAGACAGTGCAGAGGAGAGTCCAAGGTGCTGATGGGCGGCGGGCAGTGAAGGACGTCCCAGTCCCACCAGCGGTGAACGAGTACAACGGGTAcgtaatatatattcaattatgTTTATGCcctttgaaatgtaataatttgtgtgtgtgatatatttATGCTTTGGTATATTTTTctcactgttgtgtgtttctgtccatcCAGGTGCATGGGTAGAGTGCACTTCTCTGATGCCCTGATTGGATACTACAAGGTCCTCCACAAGACCACCAAGTGGTACATGAAGTTCTTCTACTATTTCATGGACATGGGGATAGTGAAtgccttcctcctccacaaagaCCTGGCAAAGAGCCGAGGAGACGAACCTCTGAGCCAGAAGGTCTTCAGAGAGACCCTCATCGAGGAGCTGGCAGAGGCCGGGTCTCCCTCCACATCCAGAACCCTACCACCTCCGGCTCCAGTCTCAGTACATCACAAGCCAGTGTATATCACTGGGCACAGCACCAATGGTCGGCTGGCTTGCAGGAAGTGCCACGCAAAGACACCACTGAAGTGCTCCTCCTGCGACGTGCCGTTGTGTTTCCTCCCCAGTCGTGACTGCTACAACGACTGGCACGTTGCCAAAAACCTGtaacatgtttatttgtgtaaatgtaaatagtTTGCCGTGCTTTCAATTTACTGTGGGTTTGCCTTGGCGACGAAACACTAATGTTCCAGATCGATAGTAAACCCGTTCTGTCGTCTGAATCCCATCAGCAGGAAGTCAAAGTGCTGAACAGGGAGGACGGGGAACTTTCTATTGGTCTTAACTTTGTCTTTGTCAGGATGGATTTTAAACCACTGAGGGGAACTCGGGTCATCTGACGGACTAGGAGAACTTTATATTCATTTAGTGTAAATAAGTGTTATGAGAGAAAATGTGATGCTGCACGAACCTTAGTCACATGTATGTGGCTACACAGTCTATGAGCCAATGAGGGAAAAGGAtttcaaatgttcatttgaCTGGTTTATTCAAATCATGAAACCAAACAGATTCTTCACATTTAGAATTGAGATGGATCTTGTTGATTCTTTTTTGTATCGTTTTCCTGTTTCagtttaaaatgactaaaaaacatttaaacttttcCCAGAATCAttctcattattttcttttgtttcatttagtCTTTTATTGTCACACTCACATACGcacatccacactcacacacacacacaaccctcgAGGACGGTCTCCAGGTATGGGACTGGTTTGCTCCTGAGAGggcctgttttatttttcctccttcactctccACTCCGGCCCAGCAGGGGTCGACCTGCCGGAGCTCCACAGGAAGCTGGATATGTCTATGAAGGGATTTCACCTACAAAAACTCTCATTAGCAAAATGCTCCTGAGGATATTCTCTCCGAccacagacacaggtagagacgTTTGAAGAAGAAGGATCTTCGCATGCGAGTAACTCCCAGACAGAC
This genomic window from Pleuronectes platessa chromosome 15, fPlePla1.1, whole genome shotgun sequence contains:
- the LOC128456821 gene encoding piggyBac transposable element-derived protein 4-like; the protein is MEDMFSYMSLVIYMGVVRCSAHVDYWRQDELYSLPFPRQVMSCRKFLRITRALHLSSLSADAANEKKRGTAAYDRLGKIKPLYEEMREACKRNYQPRQDIGIDERMVSSKASTGLPVKKGYRLFVLVDSTSGYTWDFFVYEGKLQGNSGNGVTYDTVMELLHPRLRGSGYKLFVDNFYTSPALFLDLLEMKVWACGTIRRNRLGVPETDVNALDSKSPLGSIRWIRRDSVLFVQWRDTKDFFMCSTIHTAHSEETVQRRVQGADGRRAVKDVPVPPAVNEYNGCMGRVHFSDALIGYYKVLHKTTKWYMKFFYYFMDMGIVNAFLLHKDLAKSRGDEPLSQKVFRETLIEELAEAGSPSTSRTLPPPAPVSVHHKPVYITGHSTNGRLACRKCHAKTPLKCSSCDVPLCFLPSRDCYNDWHVAKNL